The proteins below come from a single Cannabis sativa cultivar Pink pepper isolate KNU-18-1 chromosome 3, ASM2916894v1, whole genome shotgun sequence genomic window:
- the LOC115710204 gene encoding acetylornithine aminotransferase, mitochondrial yields the protein MTSLYVSLKTPPFQPNDIRRRQRESAAAAFGINGRWRAPTVCMSLRVEAPENATKSDGVVLKSEEVMETDARVIVGTYARSPVVLESGKGCKLYDVEGKEYLDMSSGIAVNALGHGDEDWLKAVVDQAGTLTHVSNLYYSIPQVELAKRLVDSSFADRVFFSNSGTEANEAAIKFARKFQRHSNPDSKEPATEFISFTNCFHGRTMGALALTSKEHYRTPFQPVMPGVTFAEYGNIQATKDLIKPGKTAAVFVEPIQGEGGIYSATKEFLQFLRQACDDAGALLIFDEIQCGLGRTGYLWAHEAYGVFPDIMTLAKPLAGGLPIGAVLLTERVASAMAYGDHGSTFAGSPLVCKAALAVLNKISNPNFLNSVSKKGLYLKDILEQKLGKNSHVKEIRGSGLIVGIELDVSATPFVDACRDSGLLILTAGKGNVVRLVPPLIITEQELDRAVEIMCQTLPALDVNV from the exons ATGACTTCCCTCTACGTTTCTCTCAAAACCCCACCTTTTCAGCCGAACGATATCCGCCGCCGCCAGCGCGAATCGGCGGCGGCGGCATTTGGAATCAATGGCCGCTGGAGAGCTCCGACGGTTTGCATGAGCTTGAGAGTGGAGGCGCCGGAGAATGCGACGAAATCCGATGGTGTTGTTTTGAAGAGCGAGGAGGTTATGGAGACGGACGCGCGTGTGATAGTTGGAACGTACGCGCGGTCGCCGGTGGTTCTGGAGAGTGGGAAAGGGTGTAAATTGTACGATGTTGAAGGGAAAGAGTATTTGGATATGAGTTCTGGGATTGCTGTTAATGCTCTTGGTCATGGCGATGAAGATTGGCTCAAGGCTGTGGTTGATCAAGCTGGAACCCTTACTCATGTCAGCAATCTTTACTATTCCATTCCTCag GTAGAGCTTGCAAAGCGCCTAGTGGATTCTTCTTTTGCTGATCGTGTGTTCTTCTCAAACTCTGGAACAGAAGCAAATGAAGCGGCCATTAAATTTGCGAGGAAGTTTCAACGACACTCAAATCCTGATTCGAAAGAGCCAGCCACAGAGTTCATCTCTTTCACCAACTGTTTTCATGGAAGAACAATGGGTGCTCTTGCTTTAACAAGCAAAGAGCACTACAGAACACCTTTTCAACCTGTCATGCCGGGAGTGACATTTGCCGAGTATGGAAACATACAAGCTACAAAAGATTTGATCAAGCCTGGGAAAACTGCTGCAGTTTTTGTTGAACCAATTCAAGGCGAAGGAGGCATTTATAGTGCCACTAAGGAGTTCTTGCAATTTTTACGCCAGGCTTGTGATGATGCCGGTGCTCTTCTGATCTTTGATGAG ATCCAATGTGGTTTAGGCAGAACTGGATATCTCTGGGCCCATGAAGCTTATGGTGTGTTCCCAGATATAATGACACTGGCCAAGCCTCTAGCTGGTGGCCTACCCATTGGAGCTGTACTCTTGACCGAAAGAGTTGCTTCTGCGATGGCTTATGGTGACCACGGAAGCACTTTTGCTGGTTCACCTCTTGTATGCAAAGCTGCTCTTGCTGTTCTCAATAAGATCTCAAATCCTAATTTCTTGAACAGTGTCTCTAAAAAAGGTCTATACTTGAAAGACATATTAGAACAGAAACTGGGAAAGAATTCACATGTGAAGGAAATTCGAGGGTCTGGATTAATCGTTGGAATTGAGTTGGATGTATCAGCAACACCCTTTGTCGATGCCTGTCGAGACTCGGGGCTTCTGATATTAACTGCTGGAAAAGGTAATGTGGTGAGGCTTGTGCCGCCGTTGATCATAACCGAGCAGGAACTTGATCGTGCGGTCGAGATTATGTGCCAAACTTTGCCTGCTCTTGATGTTAATGTTTAG
- the LOC115708920 gene encoding pentatricopeptide repeat-containing protein At5g65570, with protein MMMVGLAKLLNLAITINNTNLLIINHCRFLTFIVQNSINEPSFNNTSMCSLIQQCIENKSLTKARMVHAHAIKFGLLGLNVGNKLTDAYLKCGCIVDTRKLFDELPQRYLISWNSMISYYIGQGKCKEAILLCKRMVSEGVLPDNFTFSSVFKAFSELGFVNGGREAHGMSIVLGLEVLNKFVGSAIVDMYAKFGKMKEAHVVADRVMSKDVVLLTALIVGYTQHGDGEKALKVFGEMIRQGINANEYTFASILITCGNVEDLSIGKLVHGLMVKSGLESVVASKTSLLTMYSRCGLIDDSLKVFNNFLCPNQVTWTSLLVALIQNGKEEVALSKFKEMISSSVLPNSFTLSSVLQACSSLAMLELGKQIHAMVMKFGLDRDKYAGSAVVNLYGKCGSTEMARSVFDALVEYDVVSMNFMIYSYAQNGIGHEAIKLFHKMKELGLEPNEVTILSVLLACNNAGLVEEGCQLFDSIKNNQRFELTRDHYACMVNLLGRCGRLEEAEVLVKQVRNPDLVLWRTLLSACKIHGEVEMAERALKQVLDLSPDDEGTHVLMSNLYASAGNWSQVIEMKSTMREMKFKKNPAMSWVEIDKEVHTFMAGDWSHPSSKEILDTLGCLIEKVKILGYIPDTRFVLQNMDEEEKKRSLYYHSEKLAIAFALRKTNNKTTTIRLFKNLRVCGDCHSWIKFVSKAVGREIIARDAKRFHHFKEGLCSCGDYW; from the coding sequence ATGATGATGGTTGGATTGGCCAAGCTCTTGAATTTGGCCATCACCATTAATAATACCAATCTACTAATCATCAACCACTGTAGATTCTTGACTTTCATTGTACAAAACTCCATTAATGAACCCTCATTCAACAACACAAGTATGTGTTCTTTGATTCAACAATGTATAGAGAACAAGTCCTTAACCAAAGCCAGAATGGTCCACGCTCATGCTATAAAGTTTGGGCTTTTAGGTCTCAACGTAGGGAATAAGCTCACTGATGCTTACCTTAAGTGTGGTTGCATTGTTGATACACGCAAACTGTTCGATGAATTGCCTCAAAGGTATTTAATTTCATGGAATTCAATGATTTCTTATTACATTGGTCAGGGCAAGTGTAAGGAAGCTATTTTGTTGTGTAAAAGGATGGTTTCAGAGGGTGTTCTACCTGATAATTTCACATTCTCAAGTGTTTTCAAGGCTTTTTCTGAACTGGGTTTTGTTAATGGAGGGAGGGAAGCTCATGGGATGTCTATTGTTTTGGGTTTGGAGGTTTTAAACAAGTTTGTTGGTTCAGCCATTGTTGATATGTATGCAAAGTTTGGAAAGATGAAGGAAGCTCATGTAGTGGCAGACCGGGTTATGAGCAAAGATGTGGTTTTGTTAACAGCTTTGATTGTTGGTTACACTCAGCATGGTGATGGCGAAAAAGCTCTAAAGGTTTTCGGGGAAATGATTCGCCAAGGAATTAATGCGAATGAGTATACTTTTGCAAGTATCTTGATCACTTGTGGAAATGTTGAGGATTTAAGTATAGGTAAGTTGGTTCATGGTCTTATGGTGAAATCTGGACTTGAATCAGTTGTGGCATCGAAAACTTCACTTCTTACTATGTATTCTAGATGTGGTTTGATTGATGATTCACTAAAAGTTTTCAACAACTTCTTGTGTCCTAATCAGGTAACTTGGACCTCCCTATTAGTAGCTCTTATCCAAAATGGGAAAGAAGAGGTAGCTTTGTCTAAGTTCAAAGAGATGATTAGTAGTTCTGTTCTTCCCAACTCTTTTACATTATCTAGTGTTCTTCAGGCATGTTCTAGTCTTGCAATGCTTGAGTTAGGAAAACAAATTCATGCTATGGTTATGAAATTTGGATTGGATAGAGATAAATATGCAGGTTCTGCTGTTGTTAATTTGTATGGGAAATGTGGAAGTACCGAAATGGCAAGGTCTGTCTTTGATGCTTTAGTTGAATATGATGTGGTGTCCATGAATTTCATGATATACAGCTATGCCCAGAATGGTATTGGTCATGAAGCAATTAAATTGTTTCATAAGATGAAAGAATTGGGCCTTGAACCAAATGAAGTAACAATTTTGAGTGTTCTATTAGCATGTAACAATGCAGGGTTGGTTGAAGAAGGCTGTCAGTTATTTGATTCCATTAAGAACAATCAACGGTTTGAATTGACTAGAGATCACTATGCTTGCATGGTTAATCTGCTCGGGCGTTGTGGGAGACTTGAAGAGGCTGAAGTGTTGGTAAAACAAGTCAGAAATCCAGATTTGGTTTTATGGAGGACACTTCTGAGTGCTTGTAAGATCCACGGAGAGGTGGAGATGGCCGAGAGAGCTCTAAAGCAAGTGCTTGATCTCTCCCCGGACGATGAGGGGACTCACGTCCTCATGTCAAATCTTTATGCCTCAGCTGGTAATTGGAGCCAAGTTATTGAGATGAAAAGCACAATGAGAGAAATGAAGTTTAAGAAGAATCCTGCAATGAGCTGGGTTGAGATTGATAAGGAGGTTCACACTTTCATGGCTGGAGATTGGTCTCACCCGAGTTCTAAAGAGATACTTGATACATTAGGATGTTTGATTGAGAAGGTAAAGATTTTGGGTTACATTCCTGATACAAGATTCGTGTTGCAAAACATGGATGAGGAGGAAAAAAAGAGGTCTTTATATTACCATAGTGAGAAACTGGCCATAGCCTTTGCACTGCGGAAGACTAATAACAAAACTACTACTATCAGACTTTTTAAGAACCTTAGAGTTTGTGGGGACTGTCATTCATGGATAAAATTTGTCTCTAAAGCTGTTGGAAGAGAAATCATTGCTCGAGATGCCAAAAGATTTCATCATTTTAAAGAGGGCTTATGTTCCTGTGGAGATTATTGGTGA
- the LOC115708921 gene encoding pectinesterase inhibitor: MAYSKTQSFSLVLVLLTLSQFFHQHPHLVKADTKLIENLCHATEVPDTCIQCLQSDPYAEFATDIELAIIMMTCIRNHADTLQVNMEDTANNSKIKSTKSVYNGCVKAYMGAKKDLNTATEHLQNYEFDKAEKYVDQAMVKHLVCCGDIQNNKNITISTEVAYEMKIYEELCFSSERIIERL, from the coding sequence ATGGCTTACTCTAAAACACAAAGCTTTTCACTTGTTCTTGTTCTCCTTACTCTTTCTCAATTCTTTCACCAACATCCTCATCTTGTCAAAGCAGACACGAAACTGATCGAAAACCTCTGCCACGCTACCGAAGTTCCAGACACCTGCATTCAGTGTCTCCAATCCGATCCCTACGCTGAATTCGCCACTGACATAGAACTCGCTATTATCATGATGACCTGCATAAGAAACCATGCTGATACCTTGCAAGTTAACATGGAAGACACTGCTAACAACTCCAAAATCAAGTCTACAAAAAGTGTTTACAATGGTTGTGTTAAGGCATATATGGGTGCAAAGAAAGATCTTAATACAGCTACAGAGCATTTGCAGAATTATGAGTTTGATAAGGCTGAGAAATATGTGGATCAAGCTATGGTTAAACATCTTGTATGTTGTGGTGACATTCAGAACAATAAAAACATCACTATCTCAACTGAAGTGGCTTATGAGATGAAAATTTATGAAGAGCTATGCTTTTCTTCAGAGAGAATAATTGAGAGACTctag